In one window of Gudongella oleilytica DNA:
- a CDS encoding YgeY family selenium metabolism-linked hydrolase has translation MLSKEREEKVIALCQELVRNQSYSGQEDKVVEVLKENFKKMGFDDVVVDHYGNIIGQIKGNRPGKKIVFDGHIDTVPVSNVDEWTYPPFGAEISNGRIYGRGTTDMKGAVAAMACAAANFAEDTNKDFAGEIYVAGVVHEECFEGVAARAISERVKPDYVVIGEASELNIKIGQRGRGEIVIETFGIPCHSANPEKGVNAVYKMAEVIQRIRTLEPTHHDVLGPGILELTDVKSSPYPGASVVPEYCRATYDRRLLVGETMDSVLEPINKLLDEMMAADPQLKVKASYAVGKELCHTGNHITGERFFPGWLYDKEEAFVQDTYNELKSMGFDPMITQYNFCTNGSHYAGEAGIKTLGIGPSRENLAHTVDEYIEIEQLTKVTECYYGVMKALLK, from the coding sequence ATGCTAAGTAAGGAAAGAGAGGAAAAGGTAATAGCTCTCTGTCAGGAGCTTGTTAGAAACCAAAGCTACTCAGGTCAAGAGGACAAGGTAGTTGAAGTTCTTAAGGAGAACTTCAAGAAAATGGGCTTTGATGATGTTGTAGTAGATCATTACGGAAACATCATAGGCCAGATAAAGGGAAACAGACCTGGGAAGAAAATAGTGTTCGACGGACACATCGATACAGTGCCGGTATCAAATGTAGATGAATGGACTTACCCTCCATTCGGAGCAGAGATAAGCAATGGAAGGATCTACGGCAGAGGCACAACTGACATGAAGGGTGCAGTAGCAGCAATGGCATGTGCAGCAGCCAACTTCGCAGAGGACACAAACAAGGACTTCGCAGGGGAAATCTATGTAGCAGGAGTAGTCCACGAGGAATGCTTCGAGGGAGTTGCAGCAAGAGCAATAAGCGAAAGAGTAAAGCCTGACTATGTAGTTATTGGTGAAGCATCTGAGCTTAACATTAAAATAGGACAAAGAGGAAGAGGAGAGATAGTGATCGAGACATTCGGAATCCCCTGTCACTCCGCAAATCCCGAAAAGGGAGTAAACGCAGTATATAAAATGGCAGAGGTTATCCAAAGGATCAGGACCCTTGAGCCTACTCACCATGACGTACTAGGACCTGGGATCCTGGAGCTTACAGACGTAAAATCAAGCCCCTACCCCGGAGCTTCAGTAGTACCTGAGTACTGCAGAGCGACCTATGACAGAAGACTTCTTGTTGGCGAAACAATGGATAGTGTTCTGGAGCCAATAAATAAGCTACTTGATGAAATGATGGCAGCTGATCCACAGCTTAAGGTTAAGGCATCCTATGCAGTTGGGAAAGAACTGTGCCACACTGGTAACCATATAACAGGTGAAAGGTTCTTCCCGGGATGGCTTTACGACAAGGAAGAAGCCTTTGTTCAGGACACCTACAACGAGCTTAAGAGCATGGGCTTCGACCCAATGATAACTCAGTACAACTTCTGCACCAACGGAAGTCACTATGCCGGAGAGGCAGGTATTAAAACCCTTGGAATCGGTCCGTCAAGAGAAAATCTTGCACACACCGTTGACGAATACATCGAGATAGAGCAGCTGACCAAGGTAACAGAATGTTACTACGGCGTAATGAAAGCACTTTTGAAGTAA
- a CDS encoding sodium:solute symporter family protein, whose product MNSTQITALIIILIYMAATVVIGLYASNRKKNKKEKQSNEDFLMASRSLGPLVLAGTLFAANTGGASTTGIATNVLKYGLSASWYVIAAGIGFVLVSFIAPYFRRSSASTVPEIISKRYGKGSHIITAITSITALFMATGAQIIATASIINVLTGFEFNIAAIITAIVVILYTMGGGYKSVTAANLMHVMFITVGMTIAMFIIVNNEAVGGFSALFEKARAMSDASGNNMNLVSMTKIGLPTIIGYIAMYFMTFPTGQEIVQTYCSAKDGASAKLGSIIAGLVSAAYAIVPAMIGLVAYVCIDGFGVDGPQKNALAQATITFAPAIIAGIVLAAVVAATMSSASGNMIGTATMFTNDIFRPYINKGVKDDAKEVWISRIAMVIVGGVGLIIAITASNIISVMMGAFALRSAGPFAAFICGIFYKNVTKRAGFYSIFAGTAVAAYWIYALKTPYGLNAMVPGGLVAFIVIFLVSAIDKKMGVKPLPMIEFTEK is encoded by the coding sequence ATGAACAGCACTCAAATAACGGCATTGATCATTATCCTAATTTACATGGCTGCAACAGTTGTGATCGGTCTATACGCTTCAAACAGAAAGAAGAATAAAAAAGAAAAGCAAAGCAACGAGGATTTCCTAATGGCCAGCAGATCACTTGGACCCTTGGTTTTGGCAGGAACACTTTTTGCTGCCAATACCGGTGGAGCAAGTACGACAGGTATTGCTACAAACGTACTTAAATACGGATTATCAGCAAGCTGGTATGTAATAGCGGCAGGTATCGGTTTCGTGTTAGTATCCTTTATTGCACCCTACTTTAGAAGATCCTCAGCAAGTACAGTACCTGAGATCATAAGCAAAAGATACGGAAAAGGCTCACACATAATAACAGCAATAACATCGATAACAGCGCTTTTCATGGCAACAGGAGCTCAAATAATCGCTACGGCATCAATAATCAATGTGCTTACAGGTTTTGAGTTCAACATAGCGGCAATAATAACGGCAATCGTAGTAATTCTTTATACAATGGGCGGAGGCTACAAGTCAGTAACTGCAGCCAACCTTATGCACGTAATGTTTATTACAGTAGGTATGACCATAGCAATGTTTATCATAGTAAATAACGAAGCAGTTGGAGGCTTCTCAGCACTTTTTGAGAAGGCAAGGGCAATGAGCGACGCATCCGGCAACAACATGAACCTTGTAAGCATGACAAAGATAGGACTACCAACAATAATAGGCTACATAGCCATGTACTTCATGACCTTCCCAACCGGACAAGAGATAGTTCAAACCTATTGTTCAGCTAAGGACGGAGCATCAGCAAAGCTTGGTTCAATAATAGCAGGATTAGTATCAGCAGCATACGCAATAGTACCTGCAATGATCGGTCTAGTAGCATATGTTTGCATCGACGGATTTGGAGTAGACGGACCACAAAAGAACGCATTGGCACAGGCGACTATCACCTTTGCACCTGCAATAATAGCAGGGATCGTCCTTGCAGCAGTAGTTGCGGCAACCATGAGTAGTGCATCAGGAAACATGATCGGTACAGCAACCATGTTTACAAACGACATCTTCAGACCATACATCAACAAAGGCGTAAAGGACGACGCTAAGGAAGTCTGGATATCAAGAATAGCAATGGTTATCGTAGGTGGTGTTGGCCTAATAATAGCAATAACAGCATCAAACATCATCAGCGTAATGATGGGTGCATTCGCTCTTAGAAGTGCAGGACCATTCGCAGCATTCATATGCGGCATATTCTACAAGAACGTTACCAAGAGAGCAGGCTTCTACTCGATATTTGCAGGAACTGCTGTTGCAGCTTACTGGATCTACGCACTTAAGACTCCTTACGGACTAAACGCAATGGTACCTGGAGGATTAGTAGCATTCATAGTAATATTCCTTGTTTCAGCTATTGACAAGAAGATGGGAGTCAAGCCTCTTCCAATGATCGAGTTCACAGAGAAATAA
- a CDS encoding (Fe-S)-binding protein has translation MTKTYFNPGCGLSIYKPEMENRILNFLNTNYGEVELHKICCHHDPQLEQGSMIINVCAGCDRRFRSLYEGITTKSLYEIIDELDYFPYPDHSGLKVSVHDPCPIREKPQIHEAVRSILGKMNIEIVETEFHGTRSICCGDDFYPSLPLDQIHEHMHKRAKSMPCDDVCVYCISCIKSMHIGGKNPRHLLDLMLGESTEPQIYDTVEWHEQLQEYIDAH, from the coding sequence ATGACAAAGACGTATTTCAACCCAGGCTGTGGCTTAAGCATTTATAAGCCGGAGATGGAAAACAGGATACTTAATTTTCTAAACACCAACTATGGAGAGGTGGAGCTACACAAGATATGCTGCCATCATGATCCACAGCTCGAACAAGGCTCGATGATAATCAATGTTTGTGCCGGCTGCGACAGAAGGTTTCGAAGCCTCTATGAAGGCATAACGACTAAATCCCTTTATGAGATAATCGATGAGCTGGACTATTTTCCCTACCCGGACCACAGTGGATTAAAAGTGTCCGTACACGACCCCTGCCCCATAAGAGAAAAGCCTCAGATCCATGAAGCAGTGCGAAGCATACTTGGCAAAATGAACATTGAGATCGTAGAAACGGAATTCCATGGGACCCGCTCCATTTGCTGCGGTGATGATTTCTACCCAAGCCTACCCTTGGACCAGATACATGAACACATGCACAAAAGGGCAAAATCGATGCCATGTGACGACGTGTGCGTATATTGCATTTCCTGCATAAAGTCCATGCACATCGGAGGCAAGAATCCAAGGCATCTCCTGGACCTAATGCTTGGAGAATCAACCGAGCCACAGATCTATGACACAGTCGAATGGCATGAGCAGCTTCAGGAGTACATAGACGCACATTAA
- a CDS encoding N-acyl-D-amino-acid deacylase family protein: MKILIKNGLIVDGSGKESYLADLLIDGEKIEKIGTDLVADGAKVVDAKGMVVAPGFIDTHSHSSMLVFKDSLLSPKIKQGITTELVAQDGMGPAPVNEATLSPWKKAMKGLEGEYDVEWSWRSVADYLEVIEKLPLGPNIAYLAPHGNVRMVSMGLDNRKPTEEEMKLMQANLAKAIDEGAFGMSTGMIYPPCCYADIDEFIELGKVLHDKDALFVTHQRSEADSILDSMEEILTIGKESGCKVHFSHFKVCGKNNWDKFPKVLDRLDRAKAEGMTVSFDQYPYVAGSTMMSVILPPWVHDGGTDRLLERLQDADLREKMKEDIRKGIPGWDNFVDFAGLDGIFVTFVGSDKNQDVVGKSLVEVGQIKGKEPLDAIFDVILEEENIVGLVDFYGTEEHVKLIMSRPEQNVCTDGIMGGKPHPRLFGAFPRVLGKYVRDEKAFTLETAIYKMTGKSAQVLGLKDRGLLKEGMAADVVLFDFDKIIDKGDYTDPNQFPEGIEYVIVNGEMVIEKGQVTENRPGRILKK; this comes from the coding sequence ATGAAAATACTTATTAAAAACGGTTTGATAGTAGACGGCAGCGGAAAAGAAAGCTACCTAGCCGACCTGCTGATAGACGGTGAGAAGATAGAAAAGATTGGAACAGACCTTGTAGCAGATGGCGCGAAAGTAGTAGACGCCAAGGGAATGGTAGTTGCTCCTGGCTTCATAGATACCCACAGCCACTCAAGCATGCTAGTATTCAAGGACTCACTACTAAGTCCAAAGATAAAGCAGGGAATAACAACTGAGCTTGTTGCTCAGGATGGTATGGGACCGGCTCCTGTAAACGAAGCTACCCTGTCACCCTGGAAAAAGGCTATGAAGGGACTTGAGGGCGAGTACGACGTAGAGTGGAGCTGGAGAAGTGTTGCAGATTATCTTGAGGTAATCGAAAAGCTTCCACTTGGACCAAATATTGCATACCTTGCACCACACGGAAACGTTAGAATGGTCTCCATGGGTCTTGACAACAGAAAGCCCACTGAAGAAGAAATGAAGCTGATGCAGGCAAACCTTGCAAAGGCCATAGATGAAGGTGCATTTGGAATGTCGACAGGAATGATCTATCCTCCTTGCTGCTATGCAGATATAGACGAGTTCATCGAGCTTGGAAAGGTCCTTCACGACAAGGACGCACTATTTGTGACTCATCAGAGAAGTGAGGCAGATTCTATCCTCGATTCAATGGAGGAGATACTAACCATAGGCAAGGAATCAGGTTGCAAGGTCCACTTCTCACACTTCAAGGTGTGTGGAAAGAATAACTGGGACAAGTTCCCCAAGGTCCTCGACAGACTTGACAGAGCAAAGGCAGAAGGAATGACAGTATCCTTCGACCAATACCCATACGTAGCAGGAAGCACAATGATGAGTGTTATCCTTCCACCATGGGTACATGACGGCGGAACCGACAGACTTCTTGAAAGACTGCAGGACGCTGATCTTAGAGAAAAGATGAAGGAAGACATACGAAAGGGTATCCCTGGCTGGGACAACTTTGTGGACTTCGCAGGCCTTGACGGAATATTCGTCACCTTCGTAGGCTCAGATAAAAACCAGGATGTAGTAGGCAAGAGCCTTGTTGAAGTAGGTCAGATCAAGGGCAAGGAGCCATTGGATGCAATATTCGATGTAATCCTTGAGGAAGAAAACATAGTAGGACTTGTTGACTTCTACGGAACTGAGGAGCACGTGAAGCTTATCATGAGCAGACCCGAGCAAAACGTGTGCACAGACGGCATCATGGGAGGGAAACCTCACCCAAGACTATTCGGAGCATTCCCAAGGGTCCTTGGAAAATATGTAAGAGATGAAAAAGCCTTCACTCTTGAGACTGCTATTTACAAAATGACAGGTAAATCAGCTCAGGTACTTGGACTTAAGGACAGAGGTCTTCTTAAGGAAGGAATGGCAGCAGACGTAGTTCTATTCGATTTCGATAAGATAATCGACAAGGGCGACTACACTGATCCAAACCAGTTCCCTGAGGGAATAGAGTATGTAATAGTAAACGGTGAAATGGTAATCGAAAAGGGACAGGTAACAGAAAACCGCCCTGGAAGAATACTGAAAAAATAA
- the dpaL gene encoding diaminopropionate ammonia-lyase — protein sequence MKETFKIVQFERKTGEKSSLEILSEKVSKEVMDFHKSFPMYSETPLRDMKNLAGELGLGRIYVKDESYRFGLNAFKVLGGSYAIGNYLAKKLGKSITEMPYNVLISDAVREELGEMVFVTATDGNHGRGVAWTANQLKQKSVVLMPKGSSLERLENIRAEGADASITDLNYDDAVRKANGIAEDNGWVMVQDTAWAGYEDIPTWIIQGYSTMGYEAFEQLKAIGEEKPTHIFLQAGVGSMAAAITGLFSSIYGEDRPIITIVEPNKADCLYRTAEANDGQLRVVSGDMDTIMAGLACGEPCTIGWEILKDYTDFFISCPDFTAAEGMRMMGNPPRGDEKVISGESGAATLGCVAEIMTNENLAWMREKLQLNESSRVLFFSTEGDTDKKSYQDIVWNGKYPSYEKKQF from the coding sequence ATGAAGGAAACCTTTAAAATAGTACAGTTTGAAAGAAAGACAGGGGAGAAGAGCTCTCTTGAAATTCTAAGTGAAAAGGTATCAAAGGAAGTCATGGACTTTCACAAAAGCTTTCCCATGTACTCAGAGACACCTCTAAGAGACATGAAAAATCTTGCCGGTGAGCTTGGTTTGGGAAGGATCTATGTAAAGGACGAGTCCTACAGATTCGGACTAAATGCCTTCAAGGTACTTGGAGGAAGCTATGCGATCGGCAACTACCTTGCTAAAAAGCTAGGTAAGAGTATCACAGAAATGCCATACAACGTTCTGATATCCGACGCTGTCAGAGAAGAGCTTGGTGAAATGGTATTTGTAACAGCGACAGACGGAAACCACGGAAGAGGCGTCGCCTGGACTGCAAATCAGCTGAAGCAGAAATCAGTTGTTCTGATGCCAAAGGGAAGCTCCCTTGAAAGACTTGAAAATATAAGAGCAGAAGGGGCAGATGCTTCCATAACAGATCTAAACTACGACGATGCTGTTAGGAAAGCAAACGGCATTGCAGAGGATAATGGCTGGGTAATGGTTCAGGATACTGCTTGGGCAGGCTACGAGGATATACCCACCTGGATCATCCAAGGCTACAGCACAATGGGCTATGAAGCATTCGAGCAGCTTAAAGCAATCGGCGAAGAGAAGCCGACCCATATCTTCCTTCAGGCAGGAGTAGGCTCCATGGCTGCAGCGATAACAGGATTATTCTCCTCTATCTATGGAGAGGATAGACCGATAATAACTATAGTTGAACCAAACAAGGCAGACTGTCTGTATAGAACTGCTGAGGCAAACGACGGACAGCTCAGAGTGGTATCAGGAGACATGGACACAATTATGGCTGGACTTGCCTGCGGAGAGCCTTGCACGATCGGCTGGGAGATACTTAAGGACTACACCGACTTCTTCATATCATGTCCTGATTTTACTGCAGCAGAGGGAATGAGAATGATGGGCAACCCTCCAAGGGGAGATGAGAAGGTCATTTCCGGCGAAAGCGGAGCGGCAACACTAGGCTGTGTAGCAGAAATAATGACAAACGAAAACCTTGCATGGATGAGAGAAAAGCTTCAATTGAACGAGTCATCAAGAGTACTGTTCTTCAGTACAGAGGGTGACACCGACAAGAAAAGCTATCAGGATATAGTTTGGAACGGCAAGTATCCAAGCTACGAGAAAAAACAATTTTAG
- a CDS encoding pyridoxamine 5'-phosphate oxidase family protein: MFRKMRRIKQLLSTEDVNAIMERCTNGILACMGDEDYPYAVPVSYTYSDGKIYIHSAKAGHKIDAIMKNPKVSFAVVDEDQIVGAEYTTYFRSVIAFGKARIAEGEERINAFRDLVEKYSASQPEEEKFEKIHDCNTSHIIAVDVEHITGKEAIEFVRMKESK; the protein is encoded by the coding sequence ATGTTCAGGAAAATGAGAAGGATAAAGCAGCTGCTTTCAACAGAGGATGTTAATGCAATCATGGAAAGATGTACAAATGGCATACTAGCATGTATGGGAGACGAGGATTACCCCTACGCTGTCCCAGTAAGCTATACATATTCTGATGGCAAGATATATATCCATTCAGCGAAGGCTGGCCATAAGATCGACGCAATAATGAAAAACCCGAAGGTGTCCTTTGCAGTCGTCGATGAGGACCAAATTGTAGGAGCTGAATATACTACTTACTTCAGAAGCGTAATAGCATTCGGCAAGGCAAGAATAGCAGAAGGCGAAGAAAGAATAAATGCTTTCAGGGACCTCGTTGAAAAATACTCGGCCTCACAGCCGGAGGAAGAGAAATTTGAGAAGATACATGACTGCAACACCTCGCATATAATTGCCGTTGATGTTGAACACATTACAGGCAAGGAAGCAATAGAGTTTGTCAGGATGAAGGAAAGTAAATAA
- a CDS encoding helix-turn-helix domain-containing protein: MIETYYSVEQVASLINMHPKTIQRYIREGKLKAQKVGKAWRVTGHDLSVFVEGTDGVIETTASPGMQTIIEDSLKKTRVSAVIDIPVNNEAEAVQTINWVIGLLQAKNPEHGHTSMTSQYIMPENIIRVMLWGNLQFMSTVMSVLGDLEKN, translated from the coding sequence ATGATTGAAACGTATTATTCAGTAGAGCAGGTTGCATCTCTGATAAATATGCATCCTAAGACGATTCAAAGGTATATCAGGGAAGGAAAGCTTAAGGCTCAAAAGGTAGGGAAGGCATGGAGGGTAACCGGACATGATCTGAGTGTTTTTGTCGAAGGTACCGATGGAGTTATTGAGACGACTGCTTCACCAGGAATGCAGACAATAATCGAGGATTCCCTCAAGAAGACTAGGGTTTCCGCAGTGATAGACATACCTGTAAATAACGAGGCCGAGGCTGTTCAAACCATAAACTGGGTCATAGGTCTACTGCAGGCTAAGAATCCGGAGCATGGTCATACCTCGATGACCTCTCAGTATATTATGCCCGAAAATATAATCAGGGTCATGCTTTGGGGAAATCTTCAATTTATGAGTACTGTAATGAGTGTATTAGGGGATCTTGAGAAAAACTAA
- a CDS encoding sigma-54 interaction domain-containing protein, producing MSFQLTTIQDTIQEYAKVIAQVSGVDVEVVDNRLYRVAGTGLYAGEINQDMSTEGYVYKHILSTGETKVIYDPGKDSLCCNCPSRNNCQETVEISMPIKVRDEIIGVIGLVGSTAEQRDMLIKRETLYLEFVSQMANFIAAKAIEEKDKEIKTSIIATLDSIINHMDQGVLMVGNNGIVRGSNESAKKQLGMTSLEGLNLEIVSTGDKLINSSEFILKIGDAEVPAMGEIYPLGTRDDQYTSIFVFKSIKTVHSDLYDVTSFHKSYETKNIIGKSHATLTLIDNIGKIAESNSTVLITGESGTGKEMVASAIWRKSDRRDQRFVAVNCAAIPDALLESELFGYVKGAFSGADPKGRIGKFELANQGVIFLDEIGDMPIYLQAKILRVLQEKTITRIGSNQLIPVDIRVIAATNKDLKQMMQQKKFREDLYYRLNVIPLQIKPLRERTEDIEDLANYFIARYSKLLNKPFSRIETSTMNKLKVHSWEGNVRELENTIEFMVNMMDRDGVIRDNTLPMDFFNDNREAVYPTEDTESITPLKELEYREILKASRLYGDSTEGKKQAAESLGISLATYYRRLFEIEASDFLKLRNQF from the coding sequence ATGAGCTTTCAGCTTACAACAATTCAGGATACAATCCAGGAGTACGCAAAGGTAATAGCACAGGTTTCAGGAGTCGACGTTGAAGTGGTCGACAACAGACTTTACAGAGTGGCAGGAACCGGGCTATATGCAGGTGAAATAAACCAGGACATGTCGACAGAAGGCTACGTCTACAAGCATATCCTTTCTACGGGGGAGACCAAGGTCATCTATGACCCCGGCAAGGACTCGCTTTGCTGCAACTGCCCCAGCAGAAACAACTGCCAGGAGACGGTTGAGATCTCCATGCCTATTAAGGTAAGGGATGAAATAATCGGCGTAATAGGACTCGTTGGGAGTACTGCGGAACAGAGAGACATGCTTATAAAAAGAGAGACTCTCTACCTTGAATTCGTAAGCCAGATGGCCAACTTCATAGCGGCAAAGGCCATAGAGGAAAAGGACAAGGAGATAAAGACCTCCATAATTGCCACCCTCGACAGCATAATAAATCACATGGACCAGGGTGTACTTATGGTTGGCAACAATGGGATAGTAAGGGGCAGCAACGAAAGCGCCAAAAAGCAGCTGGGTATGACATCGCTGGAAGGGTTGAACCTTGAGATAGTAAGCACAGGAGATAAGCTGATAAATTCATCAGAATTCATACTTAAAATAGGTGATGCTGAGGTACCCGCCATGGGCGAGATCTATCCCCTGGGTACTAGAGATGACCAATACACAAGCATATTTGTGTTTAAGAGCATCAAGACGGTTCATTCAGATCTATACGACGTAACCTCCTTTCATAAAAGCTATGAGACGAAAAATATAATCGGAAAGAGTCACGCAACCCTTACGCTTATAGACAATATTGGAAAAATCGCTGAATCAAACTCCACTGTCCTCATCACAGGAGAAAGCGGGACAGGTAAGGAGATGGTTGCTTCAGCCATCTGGAGAAAAAGCGACAGGAGAGACCAAAGATTCGTTGCAGTTAACTGTGCAGCCATACCCGATGCACTCCTCGAAAGCGAGCTTTTCGGTTATGTCAAGGGAGCCTTCAGCGGAGCGGATCCCAAGGGCAGGATCGGGAAATTCGAGCTTGCCAATCAAGGTGTAATATTCCTGGATGAGATAGGAGACATGCCGATCTACCTTCAAGCTAAGATATTAAGAGTCCTACAGGAAAAGACCATCACGAGAATAGGATCGAACCAGTTGATCCCGGTTGACATACGAGTGATCGCAGCTACCAATAAGGACCTTAAACAGATGATGCAGCAGAAGAAGTTCAGGGAGGATCTTTATTACAGGCTCAATGTAATTCCTTTGCAAATAAAGCCTTTGAGGGAAAGAACTGAGGATATAGAAGACCTGGCAAACTACTTCATAGCAAGGTACAGCAAGCTCCTAAATAAGCCGTTTTCGAGGATAGAAACCTCAACAATGAACAAGCTGAAGGTACACAGCTGGGAAGGAAACGTTCGAGAGCTTGAAAATACAATCGAGTTTATGGTCAATATGATGGATCGGGATGGAGTAATAAGAGATAACACACTGCCAATGGACTTCTTCAATGACAACAGAGAGGCAGTGTATCCAACTGAGGATACAGAGAGCATAACCCCGCTAAAGGAGCTGGAATACAGGGAGATACTTAAGGCTTCGAGGCTTTATGGCGACTCCACAGAAGGGAAGAAGCAGGCTGCTGAGAGCCTGGGTATAAGTCTTGCCACCTACTACAGGAGATTATTTGAAATAGAGGCATCGGATTTTCTCAAATTGAGAAATCAATTCTAG
- a CDS encoding bifunctional transcriptional activator/DNA repair enzyme AdaA: MDDKEKWEAIISNNKEADGMFYYAVKTTGIFCKPSCSSKQPSRENVLTFDTREEAISAGFRPCKRCRPDLDDYDPMAEMAGEIKRVVESSGPNKEQLEDNLRSLGFSRQRLSQICKKQYGKTINEYSNALRLEAAKDKLKNSDEQIIEIAYSLGFESISAFFNFFRKLTDMTPGEYRNMANASNEGITFSIYHTSFGPVTIGANNSGIRTLQFGEKAPVGVNQNRTSISDTAAHELDEYLLGKRKYFDVPIVYEGTPFQIQVWKELLRIPYGENRSYKQIAEAIGNPKGARAIGMANNKNKLMVLIPCHRVIGANGALVGYAGGIGIKEKLLKIERENK; the protein is encoded by the coding sequence ATGGACGACAAAGAAAAATGGGAAGCCATAATAAGCAACAATAAGGAAGCAGATGGAATGTTCTACTACGCAGTAAAGACAACCGGAATATTTTGCAAGCCCTCCTGCAGCTCAAAGCAGCCCTCAAGAGAAAACGTACTGACATTTGACACAAGAGAGGAAGCAATTTCGGCAGGCTTCAGACCCTGTAAAAGATGCAGGCCGGATCTTGATGATTACGATCCTATGGCGGAAATGGCTGGTGAGATCAAAAGAGTAGTTGAATCAAGCGGACCCAATAAGGAGCAGCTGGAGGATAATCTTAGATCCCTTGGGTTCTCAAGGCAAAGACTTTCACAGATATGCAAAAAGCAATACGGAAAGACGATTAACGAATATTCCAATGCTCTACGACTTGAGGCAGCAAAGGATAAGCTAAAAAATTCCGACGAGCAGATCATTGAAATAGCATACTCCTTGGGCTTTGAAAGCATATCGGCCTTCTTCAACTTCTTTAGAAAGCTCACCGATATGACACCGGGAGAGTACAGAAATATGGCTAATGCCTCAAATGAGGGGATCACATTCAGCATATACCATACAAGCTTTGGACCGGTAACGATAGGTGCGAACAATTCCGGAATCAGAACACTACAATTCGGAGAAAAAGCTCCCGTTGGCGTAAACCAAAATAGGACAAGTATAAGTGATACGGCAGCTCATGAACTGGATGAATACCTATTAGGTAAAAGAAAGTATTTTGATGTACCAATAGTATATGAGGGCACACCTTTCCAAATACAAGTTTGGAAAGAGCTCTTAAGAATTCCCTATGGAGAGAACCGAAGCTACAAACAGATCGCAGAGGCAATAGGAAATCCCAAGGGTGCCAGAGCTATAGGCATGGCAAACAACAAGAACAAGCTGATGGTGCTTATTCCATGCCATAGAGTGATCGGGGCAAACGGAGCACTTGTAGGCTATGCAGGTGGGATCGGAATAAAGGAAAAGCTGCTAAAGATTGAAAGAGAAAACAAGTAA